A stretch of Prunus dulcis chromosome 6, ALMONDv2, whole genome shotgun sequence DNA encodes these proteins:
- the LOC117632706 gene encoding germin-like protein 9-3, with protein MASRTSSLKFFSLLFASFATVQMATAGDPDIISDFLLPANGTVDANFFTYTGFRVLVGGGPPTTFKVLKATLAEFPALDGQSVSCAVLEFPSGTTNPPHTHPRSAELLFLVDGTLEVGFIDTKNNLFTQTLQSGDLFVFPKGLVHFQYNADAQNPALAISAFGSANAGTVSLPNTLFTTGIDDNVLAISFKTDVATIQKLKAGLAAKS; from the coding sequence ATGGCCTCAAGAACTTCCAGCCTCAAATTCTTCTCACTACTGTTTGCTTCATTTGCCACTGTTCAAATGGCAACGGCCGGAGACCCGGACATTATttctgatttcctactgcctGCAAATGGAACAGTAGATGCAAACTTCTTCACATACACCGGCTTTCGTGTTCTTGTTGGAGGCGGCCCTCCCACAACCTTCAAGGTATTGAAGGCAACCTTGGCTGAGTTCCCTGCTCTTGATGGACAGAGTGTTTCCTGTGCCGTTCTCGAATTCCCATCTGGCACTACTAACCCACCACACACTCATCCTCGTTCCGCTGAGCTCCTTTTCCTTGTTGATGGTACCCTTGAAGTGGGTTTCATTGACACAAAAAACAACCTCTTTACACAGACTCTTCAATCAGGTGATCTGTTTGTGTTCCCCAAGGGACTTGTGCACTTCCAGTACAATGCTGATGCACAAAACCCAGCACTAGCAATTTCTGCTTTTGGAAGTGCAAATGCAGGAACTGTATCACTCCCCAACACTCTGTTTACCACCGGGATCGATGACAATGTCTTGGCTATTTCTTTTAAGACTGATGTAGCCACCATTCAAAAGCTCAAGGCTGGTCTTGCTGCCAAGTCATGA
- the LOC117632718 gene encoding putative germin-like protein 9-2 has translation MASRTSTLKFFSLLICSIAIVQMATAGDPDIITDFIAPPNGTVDGNFFTYTGFRVLVGGGPPTAFKVLKATLAEFPALDGQSVSYAVLEFPSGTTNPPHTHPRSAELLFLIDGTLEVGFIDTKNNLFTQTLQAGDLFVFPKGLVHFQYNADAENPALAVSAFGSANAGTVSLPNTLFTTGIDDNVLAISFKTDVATIQKLKAGLAPKP, from the coding sequence ATGGCCTCAAGAACTTCCACCCTCAAATTCTTCTCACTACTAATCTGTTCGATTGCCATTGTTCAGATGGCGACTGCTGGAGACCCGGACATAATTACTGACTTCATTGCTCCTCCAAATGGAACAGTAGATGGAAACTTCTTCACTTACACCGGCTTTCGTGTTCTTGTTGGAGGCGGCCCTCCAACTGCCTTCAAGGTATTGAAGGCAACCTTGGCTGAGTTCCCTGCTCTTGATGGGCAGAGTGTTTCATATGCTGTCCTCGAATTCCCATCTGGCACTACTAATCCACCACACACTCATCCTCGATCTGCTGAGCTCCTTTTCCTCATTGATGGTACCCTTGAAGTTGGTTTCATTGATACAAAAAACAACCTTTTTACACAAACTCTTCAAGcaggtgatttgtttgtgtttcccAAGGGACTTGTGCACTTCCAGTACAATGCTGATGCAGAAAACCCAGCTCTAGCAGTTTCTGCCTTTGGAAGTGCAAATGCAGGCACTGTATCACTCCCCAACACTCTCTTCACCACCGGCATCGATGACAATGTCTTGGCTATCTCCTTCAAGACTGATGTAGCCACCATTCAAAAGCTCAAGGCCGGTCTTGCTCCCAAGCCATGA
- the LOC117632751 gene encoding putative germin-like protein 9-2 — translation MASRTSTLKFFSLLISSFAFFQMAMAGDPDILTDFVVPQNGTVDGNFFTYTGFRVLVGGAPPTAFKVLKASLAEFPALNGQRVSYAVLQFPSGTTNPPHTHPRSAELLFLIQGSLQVGFVDTKNNLFTQTLQVGDLFVFPKGLVHFQYNADSQKPALAISAFGSANAGLVSIPSTLFTTGIDDNVLAISFKTDVATIQKLKAGLAPKP, via the coding sequence ATGGCCTCAAGAACTTCCACCCTAAAGTTCTTCTCACTACTAATTTCTTCATTTGCCTTTTTTCAAATGGCAATGGCAGGAGACCCGGACATTCTTACTGACTTCGTAGTTCCTCAAAATGGAACAGTAGATGGAAACTTCTTCACATACACTGGCTTTCGTGTTCTTGTTGGAGGTGCTCCTCCCACAGCCTTCAAGGTATTGAAGGCAAGCTTGGCAGAGTTCCCTGCTCTTAATGGGCAGAGGGTTTCCTACGCTGTCCTTCAATTCCCTTCTGGCACAACCAACCCCCCACACACTCATCCGCGCTCGGCTGAGCTGCTTTTCCTTATTCAGGGTTCCCTTCAAGTGGGCTTTGTTGACACCAAAAACAACCTCTTTACGCAGACGCTTCAGGTGGGTGATCTGTTTGTGTTTCCCAAGGGACTTGTGCACTTTCAGTACAATGCTGATTCACAAAAGCCAGCTCTAGCAATTTCTGCCTTTGGAAGTGCAAATGCTGGACTTGTATCCATTCCCAGCACCTTGTTCACCACCGGTATTGACGACAATGTCTTGGCCATATCCTTCAAGACTGATGTAGCCACCATCCAAAAGCTCAAGGCTGGTCTTGCTCCCAAGCCATGA
- the LOC117632745 gene encoding putative germin-like protein 9-2 has translation MASRTSTLKLLSLLICSIAIVQMATAGDPDIITDFIAPPNGTVDGNFFTYTGFRVLVGGGPPPTAFKVLKATLAEFPSLNGQSVSYAVLQFPSGTTNPPHTHPRSAELLFLVGGTLEVGFVDTKNNLFTQTLQAGDLFVFPKGLAHFQFNADSQNPALAISAFGSANAGTVSIPSTLFATGIDDNVLAISFKTDVATIQKLKAGLAAKP, from the coding sequence ATGGCCTCAAGAACTTCCACCCTCAAATTGTTGTCACTACTAATCTGTTCGATTGCCATTGTTCAGATGGCGACTGCTGGAGACCCGGACATAATTACTGACTTCATTGCTCCTCCAAATGGAACAGTAGATGGAAACTTCTTCACATACACTGGCTTTCGTGTTCTtgttggaggaggccctcctCCCACAGCTTTCAAGGTATTGAAGGCAACCTTGGCTGAGTTCCCTTCTCTTAATGGGCAAAGTGTTTCTTATGCCGTCCTTCAATTCCCATCCGGCACTACTAACCCACCGCACACTCATCCTCGCTCTGCTGAGCTCCTTTTCCTTGTTGGTGGTACGCTTGAAGTCGGTTTTGTTGACACGAAAAACAACCTCTTTACCCAGACTCTGCAAGcaggtgatttgtttgtgtttccTAAGGGACTTGCCCACTTCCAGTTCAATGCTGATTCACAAAACCCGGCTCTAGCAATTTCAGCCTTTGGAAGTGCAAATGCAGGAACAGTATCAATCCCCAGCACTTTGTTCGCCACCGGCATTGACGACAATGTCTTGGCTATCTCCTTCAAGACTGATGTAGCCACCATTCAAAAGCTCAAGGCTGGTCTTGCTGCCAAGCCATGA
- the LOC117632313 gene encoding uncharacterized protein LOC117632313 isoform X1, with protein sequence MSVILRNNKTPKSQNPNCCLPSILVSVLWESKRYALIVVLGILMGQRVGNGSGFGYVGGNNLVVDLNPSPYAIRAPDPRFEVGAMYETMRPRKRSLQCQRFNLCLLVAKWWGEVQLPWATAMRIRV encoded by the exons ATGTCTGTCATActgagaaataataaaacccccAAATCCCAAAACCCAAACTGCTGCCTTCCATCCATATTGGTCTCAGTTCTCTGGGAAAGTAAAAGGTATGCTTTGATTGTTGTTCTTGGTATTTTGATGGGTCAGAGGGTTGGGAATGGTTCTGGGTTTGGTTATGTTGGAGGTAATAATTTGGTGGTGGACCTAAACCCGAGTCCGTACGCAATCAGAGCTCCAGATCCGAGGTTTGAAGTTGGGGCTATGTATGAGACCATGAGGCCTCGAAAGAGGTCTCTTCAATGCCAAAGGTTCAACCTTTGTCTTCTGGTGGCCAAGTGGTGGGGAGAAGTGCAGCTTCCTTGGGCTACCGCAATGAGGATAAG GGTGTAG
- the LOC117632313 gene encoding uncharacterized protein LOC117632313 isoform X2, with the protein MPKVQPLSSGGQVVGRSAASLGYRNEDKGVEVWAVHRKGSSAGGGIFMEYVESVPSGEARLRIEGNCTRIQYELGFF; encoded by the exons ATGCCAAAGGTTCAACCTTTGTCTTCTGGTGGCCAAGTGGTGGGGAGAAGTGCAGCTTCCTTGGGCTACCGCAATGAGGATAAG GGTGTAGAGGTTTGGGCAGTGCACAGAAAGGGGAGCTCAGCTGGTGGTGGTATTTTCATGGAATATG TTGAGAGTGTTCCATCTGGAGAGGCCAGGCTTAGGATTGAAGGAAATTGCACAAGAATACAATATGAACTGGGATTCTTCTAA
- the LOC117631670 gene encoding 40S ribosomal protein S14 — translation MSSRRKQREPKEENVTLGPALRDGEHAFGVAHIFASFNDTFIHVTDLSGRETLVRITGGMKVKADRDESSPYAAMLAAQDVSQRCKELGITALHIKLRATGGNKTKTPGPGAQSALRALARSGMRIGRIEDVTPIPTDSTRRKGGRRGRRL, via the exons ATG TCGTCCAGGAGGAAGCAAAGGGAACCAAAGGAAGAAAATGTGACCCTTGGACCTGCTTTACGGGACGGAGAACATGCATTTGGTGTGGCTCACATTTTTGCATCATTTAATGATACTTTCATT CATGTGACTGATTTGTCTGGAAGAGAAACCCTCGTTCGCATTACTG GTGGTATGAAGGTAAAGGCTGATAGAGACGAGTCTTCACCATATGCGGCCATGCTTGCAGCACAGGATGTGTCTCAGAGATGCAAG GAACTAGGAATTACTGCTCTTCATATTAAGCTCCGTGCCACTGGCGGCAACAAAACCAAGACACCTGGTCCTGGTGCTCAGTCTGCACTACGGGCTCTTGCTCGTTCAGGAATGAGAATTGGCCGCATTG AGGATGTGACTCCAATCCCAACTGACAGCACCCGAAGAAAGGGTGGTAGAAGAGGTAGAAGATTGTAA
- the LOC117632746 gene encoding putative germin-like protein 9-2, with protein sequence MASRTSSLKFFSLLICSIAIVQMATAGDPDIITDFIAPPNGTVDGNFFTYTGFRVLVGGGPPPTAFKVLKATLAEFPSLNGQSVSYAVLQFPSGTTNPPHTHPRSAELLFLLGGRLEVGFVDTKNNLFTQTLQAGDLFVFPKGLAHFQYNADSQNPALAISAFGSANAGTVSIPSTLFATGIDDNVLAISFKTDVSTIQKLKAGLAAKP encoded by the coding sequence ATGGCCTCAAGGACTTCATCCCTTAAATTCTTCTCACTACTAATCTGTTCGATTGCCATTGTTCAGATGGCGACCGCTGGAGACCCGGACATTATTACTGACTTCATTGCTCCTCCAAATGGAACAGTAGATGGAAACTTCTTCACATACACTGGCTTTCGTGTTCTtgttggaggaggccctcctCCCACAGCTTTCAAGGTATTGAAGGCAACCTTGGCTGAGTTCCCTTCTCTTAATGGGCAAAGTGTTTCTTATGCCGTCCTTCAATTCCCATCCGGCACTACTAACCCACCGCACACTCATCCTCGCTCTGCTGAGCTCCTTTTCCTTCTTGGTGGTAGGCTTGAAGTCGGTTTTGTTGACACGAAAAACAACCTCTTTACCCAGACTCTGCAAGCAGGTGATCTGTTTGTGTTTCCTAAGGGACTTGCCCATTTCCAGTACAATGCTGATTCACAAAACCCAGCTCTAGCAATTTCAGCCTTTGGAAGTGCAAATGCAGGAACAGTATCAATCCCCAGCACTTTGTTCGCCACTGGCATTGACGACAATGTCCTGGCTATCTCCTTCAAGACTGATGTATCCACCATTCAAAAGCTCAAGGCTGGTCTTGCTGCCAAGCCATGA